In the Flavobacteriales bacterium genome, CAGCGAACGCTGGAGCCTGCAGGCCGGCCTGCGGTTCGAGCAGACGTGGTTCGAGACGGAGCTGATCGGCAAGGACCAGGTGTTCAGCTACAAATACCCCGATGGGAGTCAGGACCTGCTCAAGGCGCTGTTCCCTGCGGTCTACCTGGTGCACCGATGGCCGGGCGGCCTGCGCGAACTGCAGGTGAACTTCTCGCGCAAGATCGACCGGCCGCGCTTCTGGCAGATCATGCCCTTCATCATGTTCAGCGACGCCCGCAACGTGCGCATCGGCAACCCGGGCCTGGCGCCGGAGATGAACAACCTGGCCGAGGTGAACCACCTGCTCCCCCTCTGGAAGGGCCGGGCCAGCTGGCTCACCAGCGTGTTCGGACGCTACACGGAGGATGTGATCACGGGCTACAGCACACCGCTGGCCACCGACAGCACCGTGCTGCTGAACACCTTCGTGAACGGCAGCTACAGCGTCACCGCGGGCTGGGAGAACGTGCTGAAGGTGGAACCGGTGCAGGGCCTCCAGCTCACGCTGAGCGGAACGGCGCAATACCTGGACGTGGCCTTGTCCTCGGCCGACGGCGGCGTCCGGAACACGGGCCTCCAGTGGAACGCCAAGCTGCTCGTGAACTACCGCCTGCCGAAGGACTGGTCCGTGCAGGTGAACGGCGAGTACGAGGGACCCCGCGTGCAGCCGCAGGGGCGTGGCCTGGAACAGTACGGGGTGGACCTTTCAGTGGGCAAGGACATCACGCGCCGGTTGAACGCCGTGGTATCGGTGAACGATGTGTTCTTCACGCGTCGCTGGGGCAACACGGTGGAAACGGCCTTCTTCGAACAGGAGAGCTACCGCCGCCGCGAGATGCGCTTCGTGCGTTTCACCCTCACGTGGAAGTTCGGCGAACAGAACAACTCCCTCTTCCGGCGCCGTCAGCCGCAGCGCGATGCCGGCGACGGTGGGGGCATGGAGATGTAAGCGCGCTACAACTCCCGCACCTCCCAGGTGGGGCAGCCCACGGTTCCCAGATCGTCGTAGAAGTCCAGGAAGTGGAGCTTGTGGAACAGCCCCTGCGCATCATGGATGATGTACACGATGGAGGGGTCCACCGTGTAGGCGCCGTCGTCGAACGAATAGGTCTTCCAGTCGAAGCCGATGGCGTCCCGTGCGGTGCTGAAGGGATGCTGCAAGGTGTCCGATAGGCTCACCGTGGCCATGTCGGCAGCAACGATGCGCGCCACACGGACCCCGGGCGGGGTGAGCACGCCTGTGACGATGTAGGGGATGAAGGGCTCGTGGAACTGGTGCGTGTACTGCGTGAAGACCATGTCCCAGCTGCCTGCGGACGGCTCCACGTCCTCCGTCCCGGAAGCGAAGCTGAACATGGTGGAGGCGCTGCTGCCCGACTTGGACAGGGTGTGCTCCTGCATCCCGCTGCCGTCCAGCAGGGCGGTCCGGAACGTGTACGATGTGGCGGTGACCTCAAGCAGCTGCAGCTTCCGGACGCCAAGGTGCGCACCGAAGGCGTTGTAGCCCAGATCGATCAGGTGGATGTCCTGCGCACCCCGCCAGTCCCCGATGGCGGTGCTGTCCGGGTGGCCGCTGGGCGCGTCGATACGGCGCCCTTGGGCCATGCCCGCCGTATCCATCGCCACCGTGATGTCGCCCGGGCCGATCGACCAGGCGGTCATCAGGCGGCTGCCGTTGAGCCACACCCGCCACTGGTCCGGGCCGCTCTCGAAGGCCAGGTCCCAGGCGGTCTTCGGGTTGCTGCGCACCACCGTGCGCGAGGAGATGTCGACCCACAGCTGGTCCTGATAGCCGCTGCCCATGCAAAGCTGCACCTGGGCCGCCTCCCCACGCGGACGGGCGGGCACGGGGAGTTCATCCTTGATGCACCCGGAGAGGAGCAGGATGGAGAGCGGGAGCAATGCGGTGGCACGCATGGTCAGGATCGCTTGCGCAATTCAACATCAAGGCGCATGAACCAGGTGCGCCCGGTGGTCATCGGCACGGCGGTGGCGCCGGCGGAGTGGGCCCCTTCGGCCATGGTGGCCGCCAGGTTCCGCACATCGAACAGGTCCTTGCAGCCCACGGAGAGGCTGATGCGCCGGTCGAGGAAGGCCTTGGTCAGGGTGGCGTCGGCCAGGTGATAGGCGCCGATCGTGCCGCGGGTCACGGCGCCGTCGGCATCGGCGATGTAATTGGCGAGCTCTCCCTGGTACTTGTAGAAGAGGGATGCGGTAAGGCCCATCCGGCCGTGGTTCCAGGTCAGCGAGGCGCGGGCCTCGGGGCTCCACAGGGCGGCGGGCGAGACGGCATCCTCCCTGCCGGTGATGGAGGCTCCGGCGGACAGCGCCCAGCGTCCGTCATCCCACCCTGCGCCCACCGTGCCCCCATAGGTGCGCAGCCCGCCGATGTTGACGTAGGTGTAGCGCGTGCCGCTCACCTGGGCCAGGCTGATGACGTCCTCCACCTCGTTGAAGAAGGCGGTAAGCTCGGCGGACCAGGTGCCCCGCTCCCGTTGTGCGCGATAGGTGAGGCCGGCGCTGCCGTGGTGCGCCCGCTCCGGACGCAGCTCGGGGTTGCCGACGATGTCGTGGTTCACATCCACGAAGAAGAGGTACAGTTCCTTCAACGAAGGCGCGCGGAACCCTCGGGCATAGGCGGCGCGGACGGTGAGCGCCGGTGCCGGCGTCCAGCGGACGTTCAACGAGGGGATCAACGGGGCCTCATACCGGGTGTTGTAGGCGTAGCGCAGGCCGGGCCGAAGGGTGAGGCCGCTCCACGGGCTGTACTCCGCGCTGGCGAAGGCCGCCAGATCGCTGATGGTCTCGCCATCGCCCGCCATCCGATCGCCCTCCCCTGTCTCGTGGTTGAGGTCGGTGCCCACCTCCCACGCCAGCCGGGTACTGTCGGGTGCCGAGGACCATGTGGCGCGCAGGTTGGTGAGCGTGAACCGCGACGTGTCCTGCGTGCCG is a window encoding:
- a CDS encoding HmuY family protein yields the protein MRATALLPLSILLLSGCIKDELPVPARPRGEAAQVQLCMGSGYQDQLWVDISSRTVVRSNPKTAWDLAFESGPDQWRVWLNGSRLMTAWSIGPGDITVAMDTAGMAQGRRIDAPSGHPDSTAIGDWRGAQDIHLIDLGYNAFGAHLGVRKLQLLEVTATSYTFRTALLDGSGMQEHTLSKSGSSASTMFSFASGTEDVEPSAGSWDMVFTQYTHQFHEPFIPYIVTGVLTPPGVRVARIVAADMATVSLSDTLQHPFSTARDAIGFDWKTYSFDDGAYTVDPSIVYIIHDAQGLFHKLHFLDFYDDLGTVGCPTWEVREL